The Trichoderma atroviride chromosome 5, complete sequence genome contains a region encoding:
- a CDS encoding uncharacterized protein (EggNog:ENOG41), translating to MPARTSSGLLDLITVFDNVPLDFDLNHDPYYTLILAPDSRVHGYIHPTTISRMPWPASFSISHTTRQVTLSPPPSTTSASNHANTAFQQAVDAAIDGNIFPTLNGLHSEYFLVPGARHFVQIERFAASLFGIATRGAHLTAYTTTADGELRIWVARRSKTLHTYPGMLDSTVAGGVKASDSPLDCILAESMEEASLPPSLVAPRVRATGVITMMNRNPRTELVHSEILYTYDLELSGQGDQVPRLGDDGEVEDFVLMSCEEVTKRMLAGEFKTNVCAVMIDFLIRHGKITPENESDYVEICTRLQRRLPVPTRADV from the exons ATGCCTGCCCGTACCTCATCCGGGCTGCTCGACCTCATCACCGTCTTTGACAA CGTACCTCTCGACTTCGACCTCAACCATGACCCCTACTACACCCTCATCCTCGCCCCAGACAGCCGAGTCCACGGCTACATCCACCCAACCACAATCTCCCGCATGCCCTGGCCAGCATCCTTCTCCATCAGCCACACCACCCGCCAAGTCACCCTCTCCCCTCCTCCCTCCACCACTTCCGCCTCCAATCACGCCAACACCGCCTTCCAGCAAGCCGTAgacgccgccatcgacgGCAACATCTTCCCCACGCTCAACGGCCTCCACAGCGAATACTTCCTCGTCCCCGGCGCCCGGCACTTTGTCCAGATCGAGCGCTTCGCCGCCTCCCTCTTCGGCATCGCCACCCGCGGCGCCCATCTCACAGCCTACACAACCACCGCCGACGGCGAGCTCCGCATCTGGGTCGCCAGGAGAAGCAAGACGCTTCACACCTACCCGGGCATGCTGGACAGCACCGTCGCcggcggcgtcaaggccagCGACTCCCCGCTCGACTGCATCCTCGCCGAGTCCATGGAAGAAGCTTCACTGCCACCATCCCTCGTTGCGCCTCGCGTGCGCGCCACGGGAGTGATTACGATGATGAACCGCAATCCACGCACAGAACTGGTCCACTCGGAGATTCTGTATACCTACGACTTGGAATTATCCGGCCAGGGAGATCAAGTGCCGCGCCTaggcgacgacggcgaggtCGAGGACTTTGTGCTAATGAGCTGCGAGGAAGTCACAAAGCGAATGCTGGCGGGCGAGTTCAAGACGAATGTCTGCGCAGTCATGATCGATTTTCTGATTCGCCATGGCAAGATCACGCCTGAGAATGAATCGGATTACGTGGAGATTTGCACGAGGCTGCAGAGGAGGCTGCCGGTGCCTACGAGGGCCGatgtataa
- a CDS encoding uncharacterized protein (BUSCO:EOG092D3ZQC): MVQGFSLPNLYDVASQNLSFLLPMSTPKRKAAAKLATPVVKPDARRATKNTIDESRTTVAGTDALQSSPADPIEISDDADSDEDLSDMDEDVNDEAEAGKGAESQSLANGQQNQNQNPKKDDAEDGESDAEGTSPSFGELLRGNEIIDVNALLQQSAADSIAAVESSRSAIAPPNHQSLTTVLTQALKSDDTDLLESCLHTTDIPTIQNTIERIDSSLAGVLLNKLAARLHRRPGRAGTLMTWVQWTLVAHGGALAAQPKLLHDLNSLQKVLAERAKGLNSLLALKGKLDILEGQMELRKKMQRSAGLLQDGEDDADDEDVIYVEGEEKDEQDAAAATNGTRSRRRGGASKAARDEDEDEDDDDRVLNGFIGDSEDEEEGSEQGEDESGADEEPLDEDEVDFDDVDESMGEDDESDVEVAPPTKVQKVTRSFGKKK, encoded by the coding sequence ATGGTGCAAGGCTTCTCACTTCCCAATCTCTACGACGTCGCCAGTCAGAACCTTTCGTTTCTTCTCCCGATGTCGACCCCAAAGagaaaggcggcggccaagcTGGCGACCCCGGTCGTCAAGCCCGATGCCAGGAGAGCAACCAAGAACACAATTGACGAGTCCAGAACGACAGTCGCTGGAACCGACGCCCTGCAGAGCTCGCCGGCCGATCCCATCGAGATCTCGGATGATGCTGACAGCGACGAGGATCTCTCCGACATGGACGAGGACGTCaacgacgaggccgaggctggcaaGGGCGCAGAGTCACAATCGttggccaatggccagcagAACCAGAACCAGAACCCTAAAAAAGACGACGCAGAGGATGGCGAGTCTGACGCCGAAGGCACATCCCCCTCctttggcgagctgctgcgcgGCAACGAAATCATCGACGTCAATGCCCTGCTCCAGCAGTCTGCCGCAGACAGCATTGCCGCCGTCGAGTCGTCGCGAAGCGCCATCGCCCCTCCCAACCACCAGTCCCTCACCACCGTCCTCACCCAGGCCCTGAAAAGCGACGATACAGACCTCCTCGAGTCATGCCTGCACACGACGGACATCCCCACCATCCAAAACACAATCGAGCGCATCGACAGCTCCCTGGCTGGCGTCCTGCTCAACAAGCTCGCCGCCCGGCTGCACAGACGGCCTGGCCGCGCCGGAACCCTCATGACCTGGGTGCAGTGGACGCTGGTTGCCCATGGCGGAGCCCTGGCCGCGCAGCCCAAGCTCCTCCACGACCTCAACAGCCTGCAAAAGGTGCTTGCCGAGAGAGCAAAGGGCCTCAACAGCCTGCTCGCCCTCAAGGGCAAGCTGGACATTCTCGAGGGCCAGATGGAGCtgcggaagaagatgcagcgAAGCGCCGGCCTGCTCCaggacggcgaggacgatgccgacgacgaagacgtcATCTACGTagagggcgaggagaaggatgaacaggatgctgccgccgccaccaatgGCACTCGCTCCCGGAGAAGAGGCGGTGCCTCCAAGGCTGCccgcgatgaggacgaggatgaggacgacgacgaccgCGTGCTCAACGGCTTCATTGGCGACTctgaagacgaggaggaaggTTCCGAGCAGGGCGAGGATGAGAGCGGTGCCGACGAGGAGCCCctggatgaggacgaagtagactttgacgatgttgatgagTCCATgggcgaggatgacgagagcGACGTGGAGGTTGCACCGCCGACAAAGGTTCAAAAGGTGACACGGTCATTTGGCAAGAagaaatga
- a CDS encoding uncharacterized protein (CAZy:GH5~SECRETED:SignalP(1-19)): MRPTSALAAALALASGALAGKIRYLGVAIPGIDFGCDIDGSCPTDTSSVPLLSYKGGDGAGQMKHFAEDDGLNVFRISATWQFVTNNTVDGKLDELNWGSYNKVIDACLVTGAWCMIDMHNFARYNGGIIGQGGVEDEVFVNLWVQIAKYYEKNDKIIFGLMNEPHDLDVNIWAQTCQKVVTAIREAGATSQMILLPATNFASVGTYVDSGSAAALGAITNPDNSTDLLYFDVHKYLDINNSGSHVECTTDNVQAFEDFATWLRDNKRQAIISETGASMDPSCMTDFCAQNKAISANSDVYIGFVGWGAGSFDTSYILTLTPLGEPGNYTDNKLMEQCILDQFTMDSKYAPTPTSISTATETGTSTPTPDPSSTSGNSPSSTTPSADKQTPSSSPKANPVNDPSSDTNNSSKDGNKDGKSAAPSGAKALSGSLLLTGAAFGYMMVAF, encoded by the exons ATGCGCCCAACATCCGCCCTTGCGGCCGCTTTGGCCCTTGCATCTGGCGCCCTCGCCGGCAAGATCCGGTATTTGGGAGTCGCCATCCCGGGAATCGACTTTGGGTGCGACATTGACGGCAGCTGTCCGACCGATACCTCGTCCGTTCCGCTGCTGAGCTACAAGGGCGGTGATGGCGCCGGTCAGATGAAGCACTTTGCCGAGGATGACGGCCTAAACGTCTTTCGCATCT CCGCCACATGGCAGTTCGTCACCAACAACACCGTGGACGGcaagctggacgagctcAACTGGGGATCCTACAACAAGGTCATTGACGCCTGTCTCGTCACCGGTGCCTGGTGCATGATTGACATGCACAACTTTGCCCGATACAATGGCGGAATCATTGGCCAGGGAGGCGTCGAGGACGAAGTCTTTGTCAACCTGTGGGTCCAGATTGCCAAGTACTACGAGAAGAACGACAAGATCATCTTTGGTCTGATGAACGAGCCTCACGATCTGGACGTCAATATTTGGGCCCAGACCTGCCAAAAGGTCGTCACCGCCATCCGTGAGGCCGGCGCCACCTCGCAGATGATTCTGCTGCCCGCAACCAACTTTGCCAGTGTCGGTACCTACGTGGACAGCGGAAGCGCCGCTGCCCTCGGTGCCATTACAAACCCCGACAACAGCACCGATCTGCTGTACTTCGACGTGCACAAGTATCTCGACATCAACAACTCGGGATCCCACGTGGAATGCACTACCGACAACGTCCAGGCCTTTGAGGATTTCGCGACTTGGCTGAGGGACAACAAGCGCCAGGCCATCATCTCGGAAACCGGTGCTTCAATGGATCCTTCG TGCATGACCGATTTCTGTGCCCAGAACAAGGCCATCAGTGCCAACAGCGACGTCTACATCGGCTTCGTCGGATGGGGCGCCGGAAGCTTTGACACCTCTTACATCCTGACGCTCACGCCCCTTGGCGAGCCCGGCAACTACACCGACAACAAGCTGATGGAGCAGTGCATCCTCGACCAGTTCACCATGGACTCCAAATACGCACCAACACCCACTTCAATCTCAACGGCCACAGAGACAGGCACTTCAACGCCTACCCCGGACCCATCTAGCACCAGCGGTaactcgccatcatcaacaacgccCAGCGCTGACAAGCAAACGCCTTCGTCCTCTCCAAAGGCCAATCCCGTCAACGACCCATCCAGCGATACCAACAATTCCTCCAAGGACGGAAACAAGGATGGAAAGTCAGCGGCCCCATCCGGGGCTAAAGCCTTGAGCGGCAGCTTGCTACTGACAGGAGCTGCTTTTGGCTACATGATGGTGGCGTTTTGA
- a CDS encoding uncharacterized protein (EggNog:ENOG41~MEROPS:MER0006204), whose translation MDRLDAILKRAVADGEDTKDKLLGAAFIVTDRNGIIYSGSAGRTGIDVSSPNFDGDTLTYGASITKLLSATCLMRLVEQGRISLDHNMRSFVPELDKMQILRGFTAEGQPVLEDNGRPITLKQLMVHTVGLHYDVADPNLRRWSEAVGRPIGPVIRLSRDGYNTPLVFPPGDGWAYGSALDWAGVGLETLEKQSLGSYMKEHVLDPLQMRDTGFRVKQLPHTAGRRAQVAIRDATSGSLSAFDIVPEEPEMDSAGAGIHTTANDYVRLLRALLQVEPGVVSAETARMMFAPQLDERQRAMMGDVVYGEGRREAYIPEMPDGVALQYGYGGMVTMEDVAGLRRRGSLSWSGACSSRWWIDPESGIAAVLVVGMFPFGDPVSSRLYTDLQRAVYSELVK comes from the exons ATGGACAGGTTGGATGCTATTTTGAAGCGGGCTGTCGCTGATGGCGAGGATACCAAGGACAAGCTGCTTGGAGCTGCATTTATAGTGACGGATCGAAATG GCATCATAtactctggctctgctgggcGAACGGGCATCGACGTCAGCTCGCCCAACTTTGATGGCGACACCCTCACCTACGGCGCTTCCATCACCAAGCTCCTCTCTGCGACCTGTCTCATGCGGCTGGTTGAGCAGGGCAGGATCTCGCTGGACCACAATATGCGGTCGTTTGTTCCCGAGCTGGATAAGATGCAGATCTTAAGGGGATTCACTGCCGAGGGGCAGCCTGTGCTGGAGGACAATGGGAGGCCGATTACACTCAA GCAGTTGATGGTTCACACCGTTGGCCTCCATTATGACGTGGCAGACCCTAATCTGCGAAGATGGTCCGAAGCCGTCGGCCGTCCTATTGGGCCAGTTATTCGCCTCTCCAGAGACGGCTACAACACGCCGCTCGTGTTTCCTCCCGGCGACGGCTGGGCCTACGGCTCTGCTCTGGACTGGGCCGGCGTAGGCCTGgagacgctggagaagcagagccTCGGCTCGTATATGAAGGAGCACGTCCTGGACCCTCTGCAGATGCGCGATACGGGATTCCGCGTCAAGCAGCTGCCTCACACCGCAGGTCGACGAGCCCAAGTGGCCATCCGCGACGCCACCAGCGGCTCTCTATCGGCCTTTGACATTGTCCCGGAGGAGCCCGAGATGGACAGTGCCGGCGCGGGCATCCACACCACGGCCAACGACTACgtgcggctgctgcgcgcgctgctgcaggttGAGCCGGGCGTGGTTTCGGCTGAGACGGCGCGGATGATGTTTGCGCCGCAGCTGGACGAGCGGCAGAGGGCGATGATGGGGGATGTTGTCTATGGCgaggggaggagagaggcGTATATCCCTGAGATGCCGGATGGTGTGGCGCTGCAGTATGGATATGGCGGGATGGTGACGATGGAGGATGTTGCtgggctgaggaggaggggcaGTCTGTCGTGGAGCGGAGCGTGCAGTTCGCGATGG TGGATCGATCCGGAGTCGGGCATCGCGgcggtgctggtggtgggCATGTTTCCGTTTGGCGATCCGGTGTCGTCGCGGCTGTATACGGATTTGCAGCGGGCTGTTTATAGCGAGCTTGTCAAGTAA
- a CDS encoding uncharacterized protein (EggNog:ENOG41~TransMembrane:1 (o208-227i)~MEROPS:MER0000319) — protein sequence MASVSPPSPVRIAVLDTGCDDDSLFFFDSDNSSRLRQWKDWTEESDEYQDYHGHGTYLTSLVMRLSPGAHIYVARVAKNPDELLDSSENVAKAISWASQEWKADIVLMSFGFKEEQPCISRAIREVMYERDDSILLFAAASNHGANEQEMFPARYESVISIRGTNANGDFEDFNPPRNQNEEIVFGTLGLDVPSAGLSNHNEEVYKSGTSVAAAVAAGIAGLLLGYISNRSEKAAFPDLNKKLRTRQGMRAAFVGLASRTQKEHCLYLTPWRLMGKSEEARWGILLAAVDDVY from the exons ATGGCATCGGTTAGCCCACCCTCGCCGGTTCGCATAGCTGTGTTAGATACTGGCTGCGACGATGACTCCCTGTTCTTCTTTGATTCAGATAATTCAAGTCGGCTTCGACAATGGAAAGATTGGACTGAGGAATCTGATGAATACCAAGACTACCACGGGCATGGAACCTATCTAACATCCCTTGTGATGAGGCTTTCCCCAGGAGCTCATATTTACGTTGCGCGCGTTGCTAAAAATCCCGATGAACTCTTGGACTCAAGCGAGAATGTCGCAAAG GCGATTTCCTGGGCAAGCCAAGAATGGAAGGCCGACATTGTTCTGATGTCATTTGGATTTAAAGAAGAACAACCATGCATAAGTAGAGCCATTCGAGAAGTGATGTATGAGCGAGATGACTCCATCCTTTTGTTTGCAGCCGCATCAAACCACGGGGCCAACGAGCAGGAAATGTTCCCTGCTAGATACGAGTCTGTCATCTCTATCCGGGGCACTAATGCAAACGGCGATTTTGAAGACTTCAATCCTCCTCGAAACCAGAATGAAGAGATAGTGTTTGGTACCCTAGGCTTGGACGTCCCGTCAGCTGGGCTAAGCAATCACAACGAAGAGGTGTATAAGTCTGGCACATCGGTTGCAGCCGCTGTTGCAGCAGGTATAGCGGGTTTATTGCTTGGATACATATCCAACAGGTCAGAAAAGGCCGCATTCCCAGATTTAAATAAGAAGTTACGGACTCGCCAAGGAATGCGCGCAGCATTCGTGGGGCTCGCTTCACGAACACAAAAGGAGCACTGTTTATACTTGACGCCCTGGAGGTTAATGGGCAAGTCCGAGGAAGCTCGATGGGGAATCCTTCTCGCAGCAGTGGATGATGTTTATTAA
- a CDS encoding uncharacterized protein (EggNog:ENOG41): MSEFHRFGNLPAEIRLQIWRHALQPINPTRRRAHFFSVTNYLEDGDALKKLRVQCFLGSDCEFEHGSQFCLAAPKFGSSHSWTNNNPSAYLWDFGIWSACYESNAVIEKHYNLDYWKAKLRQGRTNFRDSQFDDACVPFIHLRPGGDWCFPIHTNRDLVCLQPSNIDTVGFYWEREFFMEDFCMIEWNKGLRGIVNLALEYNPSWFDGFIKNFSVLHFFREKSPRGLLIRTLVAMDDDDSVYLPETVWLIDHSLKRDKDKGDRVTSREGKVFHGSNEKFVQVLDGHDYSGTYDHSALEFLDHLGILLDGLEPPRHSCLRHNGMYTGCNGCDAGGSDNYYVEHHLQVLACEDAE, from the coding sequence ATGTCAGAATTTCACCGATTTGGCAATTTACCGGCCGAGATAAGGCTCCAAATTTGGAGACATGCCTTACAGCCAATCAATCCAACCCGCCGCAGGGCTCATTTCTTCTCGGTGACCAATTATCtagaagatggtgatgcgCTAAAAAAGCTCAGGGTGCAGTGCTTTCTGGGCTCTGATTGCGAATTCGAACATGGCTCTCAATTTTGCCTTGCAGCACCAAAATTTGGCAGCAGCCATTCGTGGACCAACAACAACCCATCTGCATATCTCTGGGATTTCGGCATATGGAGCGCATGCTATGAATCCAACGCCGTAATTGAAAAGCATTATAATCTCGATTACTGGAAAGCGAAGCTCCGTCAAGGCCGTACCAACTTTCGTGATTCTCAGTTTGACGATGCCTGCGTGCCATTCATTCACCTACGCCCTGGTGGAGATTGGTGCTTCCCCATTCATACAAACCGAGATCTCGTTTGCCTACAGCCCTCTAATATAGACACAGTTGGCTTTTACTGGGAACGTGAATTCTTTATGGAAGATTTCTGCATGATAGAGTGGAATAAAGGGCTGCGCGGCATTGTCAATTTGGCACTCGAATACAACCCTAGCTGGTTTGATGGTTTTATAAAGAACTTCTCTGTGCTACACTTCTTTCGAGAGAAGAGCCCGAGGGGCCTTCTCATCCGCACCCTGGTCGCcatggacgatgatgattcGGTATATCTCCCTGAAACGGTTTGGCTCATCGACCACAGCCTGAAGCGAGACAAGGATAAGGGCGATCGTGTGACGTCAAGAGAAGGCAAGGTGTTCCACGGAAGCAATGAGAAATTTGTTCAGGTTCTGGATGGTCACGACTATTCGGGCACTTACGACCATTCAGCGCTCGAGTTCCTGGATCACCTCGGAATATTacttgatggcctcgagcCGCCCCGGCACTCTTGTCTACGCCATAATGGAATGTATACTGGATGCAATGGGTGTGATGCTGGTGGATCGGACAATTACTACGTTGAGCACCACCTTCAGGTTCTAGCGTGCGAGGACGCCGAATAG
- a CDS encoding uncharacterized protein (EggNog:ENOG41), producing MRHQLPSMARQKTYLLAPNFRFKPQSGPIALGNLITDPLRPHRALTTVDADYLQANYPRIETITEQDHALSRATGHDISVGVWAQFVQTVCAKTSGQRNSTAQTSYTMDSLEAMYFVTDPSLEEIEARLKVPRVHGFVKASSFPGLRKPVYMVTGLMIAKGFVARQETRESTGAQVEANGTVPMPGSDVRLGVKLSKSTYNTQSDAWRVIEDIVFAYQLLKIEIKGWKGTKLQYNELRHKAAYLSRDEEYDEDDEDEEDDEEDTFDQVTIDAVTVDNLSPSGNTGGNTVVEIGESDAKVICISTRDA from the coding sequence ATGAGGCATCAACTTCCAAGCATGGCACGTCAAAAAACTTACCTACTCGCACCAAACTTTCGTTTTAAGCCACAAAGCGGCCCGATTGCGCTAGGAAATCTTATTACAGACCCGCTACGACCGCACCGGGCGCTGACGACCGTCGACGCCGATTATCTACAGGCGAACTATCCCCGCATTGAGACGATAACCGAGCAAGATCATGCTCTGAGCCGTGCGACTGGCCATGATATCTCGGTCGGTGTTTGGGCTCAGTTTGTGCAGACCGTGTGTGCAAAAACCTCAGGCCAACGCAACTCGACAGCACAGACGAGTTACACCATGGATTCGCTAGAGGCCATGTACTTCGTCACTGATCCCTCACTAGAAGAGATCGAAGCTCGCCTCAAAGTACCTCGTGTCCATGGCTTCGTGAAAGCTAGCAGCTTTCCTGGCTTACGAAAGCCCGTATATATGGTTACAGGCTTGATGATAGCAAAGGGATTTGTGGCCCGACAAGAGACGCGGGAATCTACAGGCGCCCAAGTTGAAGCAAATGGCACTGTCCCAATGCCCGGAAGTGATGTGAGACTTGGTGTCAAGCTCTCCAAATCCACATATAACACGCAGAGCGATGCGTGGAGGGTTATTGAAGATATTGTATTTGCCTACCAGCTTCTTAAAATTGAGATTAAAGGATGGAAAGGAACAAAGCTCCAATATAATGAGCTTAGGCACAAGGCGGCATACCTTAGCAGGGATGAAGAgtatgatgaggatgacgaggatgaagaagatgacgaagaagatacATTTGATCAAGTGACAATTGATGCGGTGACAGTTGATAACTTATCACCTTCTGGCAATACTGGTGGGAATACGGTAGTTGAAATAGGGGAGAGCGACGCTAAGGTTATATGCATCTCAACGCGTGATGCATAG
- a CDS encoding uncharacterized protein (EggNog:ENOG41~SECRETED:SignalP(1-15)) encodes MKFLSLLALVAFACAAPASEPANDLVERFSGGCGVKQASFYGDAQVAAAAQKACTLFKAKQTVGSNKYPHTFKNGEKFKFNGVKGPYQEFPIINTGALYSGGAPGADRVVITSSCQVAGLITHNGAKGNKFVPCSGTN; translated from the exons ATGAAGTTTCTCAGCCTTCTCGCTCTCGTTGCCTTTGCCTGCGCCGCTCCCGCTTCCGAGCCCGCCAACGATCTCGTAGAGAGATTCTCCGGGGGCTGTGGCGTCAAGCAGGCTTCCTTCTACGGCGATGCTCAAGTCGCCGCGGCCGCCCAAAAGGCGTGCACTTTAttcaaagccaagcaaacTGTCGGATCGAACAAGTATCCTCACACGTTCAAGAACGGCGAGAAGTTCAAGTTCAACGGAGTCAAGGGGCCTTACCAGGAGTTTCCCATCATTAACACGGGCGCTCTCTACAGCGGAG GCGCTCCTGGCGCTGACCGCGTTGTAATCACCAGCTCCTGCCAGGTTGCTGGCCTTATTACCCACAATGGAGCCAAGGGGAACAAATTCGTTCCTTGCTCTGGCACCAACTAA